A genome region from Vibrio tapetis subsp. tapetis includes the following:
- the nrfB gene encoding cytochrome c nitrite reductase pentaheme subunit — translation MGNIKLTIAMMLKYLLVLCLYGFSFNVAADTSETAVQEVDTARHKVSLIRDPDYKCTQCHKDAKQTLFGSHGEDAQAIIGREVNCTECHSSISPDHRDGAPEVIKYSAAQSKSGTEKQLLSHSQILSANSQCTDCHQPKYLQEDSWTHDVHATNLTCSNCHVVHGEKQGVLSLERKDKIKLCVDCHSDVTQLKMKKPEDD, via the coding sequence ATGGGCAATATTAAATTGACCATAGCCATGATGCTAAAATACCTTCTAGTATTATGTCTCTATGGGTTTTCATTCAATGTTGCTGCCGATACTTCTGAAACTGCGGTTCAAGAAGTTGACACAGCGCGACACAAAGTGTCGTTGATTCGAGATCCAGATTACAAGTGTACGCAATGTCACAAGGATGCGAAGCAAACATTATTCGGTTCTCACGGGGAAGACGCGCAAGCGATCATAGGCCGTGAGGTAAATTGTACTGAGTGCCATAGTAGCATTTCTCCAGATCACCGTGATGGTGCACCTGAAGTCATCAAATACTCTGCTGCACAATCAAAATCTGGCACAGAGAAACAACTTCTTAGTCACAGTCAAATTTTATCTGCTAATAGCCAATGTACCGATTGTCATCAACCTAAATACCTGCAAGAAGACAGCTGGACACACGATGTCCACGCCACTAACTTGACGTGTTCAAATTGTCATGTGGTTCATGGTGAAAAACAGGGTGTGCTTAGCTTAGAGCGTAAAGACAAAATCAAACTGTGTGTTGATTGTCATTCCGATGTTACTCAGTTAAAAATGAAGAAACCGGAGGACGATTAA
- a CDS encoding cytochrome c-type biogenesis protein CcmH, with the protein MKISRFHPLILALFLSVFSVQLSAEVALFSKAESEKISKVELFEFESPEQQKRAIALAKELRCPQCQNQNLVESNSPIAQDLRLKVYQKVKQGETNEAIKAGMVKQFGEFVLYRPEIGTSTFMLWLLPLLAVAVFIYYVLSSVRTKKV; encoded by the coding sequence ATGAAAATATCAAGATTCCATCCCTTAATTCTGGCTTTATTTTTAAGTGTTTTCTCGGTGCAACTGTCAGCAGAAGTTGCGTTATTTTCCAAGGCAGAAAGCGAAAAAATATCGAAAGTAGAACTATTTGAATTCGAGTCACCCGAACAACAAAAGAGGGCGATTGCACTGGCAAAAGAACTGCGCTGCCCACAATGTCAAAATCAAAACTTGGTTGAATCTAATTCTCCAATTGCACAAGATCTACGACTCAAAGTGTACCAAAAGGTCAAGCAAGGTGAGACAAACGAAGCAATCAAAGCTGGCATGGTAAAACAATTTGGCGAGTTCGTCTTATATCGACCAGAAATAGGAACATCGACGTTTATGTTGTGGTTACTCCCGCTATTGGCGGTAGCGGTATTTATTTATTACGTATTAAGCTCAGTTCGCACAAAAAAAGTGTGA
- the nrfA gene encoding ammonia-forming nitrite reductase cytochrome c552 subunit yields MKKHWIRNSAAALLFGSSYLFSMGCLAAPETNEIGDPRNQTYEENHPDQYNSWKATSESKALDDALASDPNMVIMWAGYGFAKDYNKARGHFYAVDDVRQTLRTGAPTDANSGPMPMACWSCKSPDVARSIEERGEDGYFEGKWARLGAEIINPIGCADCHDTKSDEFKNGEPALTITRPYVERAFEAIGKKFDDQSRLDQQASVCAQCHVEYYFTGPTKGVKFPWDNGTKVGEMETYYDALNFKDWTHKVSKAPMLKAQHPGYETWREGIHGKNNVVCADCHMPKVTKEDGTVYTDHKIGNPLDRFEDTCANCHTQSKETMIDIVGTRKQQVTNMKLTAEKQIVAAHFEAGAAWDAGATEEEMQDILLDIRHAQWRWDYAIASHGVHMHAPEVALEILGTAVDRAADARTKLVRLLAKKGILEPIEIPDISTKAAAQKALGMPMDKMNSDKDTFLKTVVPQWEKEAAERESKYEY; encoded by the coding sequence GTGAAAAAGCACTGGATACGGAATTCGGCTGCAGCGTTATTATTTGGCTCAAGCTACTTATTTAGTATGGGCTGCCTCGCTGCACCAGAAACAAATGAAATCGGTGATCCTCGTAACCAAACCTACGAAGAGAACCATCCCGATCAATACAACTCTTGGAAAGCAACGTCTGAAAGTAAAGCCTTAGACGACGCCCTTGCTAGCGATCCTAACATGGTGATCATGTGGGCTGGTTACGGCTTCGCCAAAGATTACAACAAAGCGCGTGGCCACTTCTACGCAGTAGATGACGTAAGACAAACCCTTCGTACTGGCGCACCAACGGATGCCAACTCTGGACCTATGCCTATGGCGTGTTGGAGCTGTAAAAGCCCTGATGTCGCTCGATCTATCGAAGAACGCGGTGAAGACGGCTACTTTGAAGGTAAGTGGGCTCGATTAGGCGCAGAAATCATCAACCCCATTGGTTGTGCCGATTGTCACGACACTAAAAGTGATGAGTTTAAGAATGGTGAGCCTGCATTGACCATTACCCGTCCATACGTTGAGCGTGCATTCGAAGCCATCGGTAAGAAATTTGATGACCAATCTCGATTAGATCAACAAGCGTCTGTGTGTGCACAATGTCACGTTGAGTACTACTTCACAGGGCCAACTAAGGGCGTAAAATTCCCTTGGGACAACGGCACAAAAGTAGGCGAAATGGAAACCTACTACGATGCGCTTAACTTCAAAGATTGGACTCATAAAGTCTCTAAAGCGCCAATGCTAAAAGCTCAACACCCAGGGTACGAAACTTGGCGTGAAGGTATTCACGGTAAGAACAACGTGGTTTGTGCTGATTGTCATATGCCAAAAGTCACCAAAGAAGATGGCACCGTTTATACCGATCATAAGATTGGCAACCCGCTAGACCGCTTCGAAGACACGTGTGCAAATTGTCATACACAAAGCAAAGAAACAATGATTGATATTGTTGGTACACGTAAACAACAAGTGACAAATATGAAGTTAACCGCCGAAAAACAAATTGTTGCTGCTCACTTTGAAGCAGGAGCGGCGTGGGACGCGGGGGCAACAGAAGAAGAGATGCAAGACATCTTACTGGATATTCGTCATGCGCAATGGCGCTGGGATTACGCAATCGCCTCACACGGTGTCCACATGCACGCACCCGAAGTTGCACTAGAAATTCTAGGTACTGCTGTTGACCGTGCTGCTGATGCCCGTACTAAGCTCGTACGTTTACTTGCGAAGAAAGGCATTCTAGAGCCGATTGAAATTCCAGATATCTCTACCAAAGCTGCTGCTCAAAAAGCACTGGGCATGCCAATGGACAAGATGAATTCTGACAAAGATACTTTCTTGAAAACCGTTGTTCCTCAGTGGGAAAAGGAAGCCGCTGAACGTGAGAGTAAATACGAGTACTAA
- a CDS encoding heme lyase CcmF/NrfE family subunit, with amino-acid sequence MVASVGVFTLAVCVISALMVVVAGLATFSSRFRLNLQVDVPVHLAFLSSLAAIMLLGYAFVSNDFSLAYVSSHSNTQLPIFFQIAAVWGGHEGSLLFWLVTLSSWNSVIALQRNRIPDNYRIRVMMVMGAIITTFALFILFASNPFETNTILPIEGRDLNPMLQDIGLVLHPPLLYIGYVGFAATFSFAFAALLMPNIPEYWFKLCRAWNAVAWVFLTLGIVLGSWWAYKELGWGGWWFWDPVENASLLPWLTSTALMHSLQVSHAKQQLKGWSFSLAIITFCLSLLGTFVVRSGVLTSVHAFAVDPTKGLLLLAILAILLFGALTALILRSEKIVSKTITGLLSKGGIVLLVCGVLALATLVVWLGTFYPMVYQLAGLGNISVGAPYFNQMMLPLTLVGLLLMLVTGIKSAPNLVIKCTILVGSALLLALLIFIYPMTFSPMLTFASYLVIVVVALHVLPSKLTGVFGSVPMRLAHVGLAITIFGALGNAQLSYEVSGKMYQDSQLQFRDTVITFDDRTLVVGPNYTSEQVHFVLSRDDEIEARLVPEKRHYQVRNMLMSEPAIHSDWLGDVYLTLGEKLDNQSYAVRIQYKAFIRWIWFGGLLSAFAVSLTLVPKTLLKIEKRYVEKSKAH; translated from the coding sequence ATGGTAGCAAGTGTTGGCGTTTTTACACTAGCAGTATGTGTGATCAGCGCATTAATGGTCGTTGTTGCAGGGTTAGCTACCTTCTCATCACGGTTCCGTCTTAATCTGCAAGTTGATGTTCCTGTACATCTCGCTTTCCTTTCAAGCCTCGCGGCAATTATGTTATTGGGGTATGCATTCGTATCAAACGATTTTTCGCTCGCCTATGTCTCTTCACATTCAAATACCCAATTGCCAATTTTCTTTCAAATAGCGGCGGTATGGGGCGGTCATGAAGGTTCATTGCTGTTTTGGTTAGTGACGCTGTCGAGCTGGAATAGTGTCATTGCGCTGCAAAGAAACCGGATACCAGACAACTATCGAATTCGGGTAATGATGGTCATGGGGGCCATCATTACTACCTTTGCGTTGTTTATTCTATTTGCCTCTAACCCGTTTGAAACAAATACAATACTGCCTATAGAAGGGCGAGATTTGAATCCCATGTTGCAAGACATTGGGTTGGTGTTACATCCACCTCTGCTATACATCGGCTATGTAGGTTTTGCGGCTACATTTTCGTTCGCTTTTGCCGCCCTTTTAATGCCAAATATCCCTGAATATTGGTTCAAGTTATGCCGTGCTTGGAATGCGGTAGCGTGGGTGTTCTTGACTTTGGGCATCGTACTCGGTTCTTGGTGGGCATATAAAGAGTTGGGTTGGGGAGGGTGGTGGTTCTGGGATCCAGTCGAAAATGCTTCTCTATTACCTTGGCTTACTTCAACGGCCTTGATGCACAGTTTGCAGGTAAGTCACGCAAAGCAACAGTTGAAAGGCTGGAGCTTTTCACTTGCGATCATCACTTTTTGTTTAAGCTTACTTGGCACCTTCGTGGTTCGCTCCGGTGTACTTACGTCTGTTCATGCGTTTGCCGTCGATCCAACTAAAGGCCTGCTACTGTTAGCCATTCTCGCCATTTTACTCTTTGGAGCCTTAACGGCATTAATTCTGCGCAGCGAGAAAATCGTAAGTAAAACGATTACTGGTCTCTTATCAAAAGGCGGTATTGTCTTATTGGTATGCGGAGTTTTGGCACTCGCAACACTCGTCGTATGGTTAGGGACTTTCTACCCTATGGTGTATCAACTTGCGGGCCTTGGAAATATCTCGGTAGGGGCTCCGTATTTCAATCAGATGATGTTACCACTTACGCTCGTTGGGCTGTTACTTATGTTAGTCACGGGGATAAAATCTGCGCCAAATTTAGTCATCAAATGTACGATTTTGGTCGGTTCGGCGTTACTGCTCGCATTGTTGATATTTATCTATCCGATGACCTTCTCACCCATGCTTACTTTCGCTTCATATCTGGTGATTGTAGTTGTAGCGCTTCATGTACTGCCTTCAAAGTTAACGGGAGTATTCGGTTCAGTACCGATGCGTTTGGCTCACGTAGGATTAGCGATTACAATTTTTGGAGCATTAGGAAACGCCCAGCTCTCTTATGAAGTCAGTGGTAAAATGTATCAAGACAGTCAACTGCAATTTAGAGATACTGTGATTACATTCGACGACAGAACTCTTGTTGTTGGGCCTAATTATACGTCTGAACAAGTTCATTTTGTGTTGTCTCGAGATGACGAAATTGAGGCTAGGCTAGTACCTGAAAAACGTCACTATCAAGTAAGGAATATGTTGATGAGTGAGCCTGCTATCCATTCCGACTGGCTCGGGGACGTTTATTTAACGCTCGGTGAAAAACTGGACAATCAGAGTTATGCTGTCCGTATTCAGTACAAAGCCTTCATTCGTTGGATCTGGTTTGGTGGGTTGTTAAGTGCATTTGCCGTGTCACTTACGCTTGTTCCTAAAACACTATTGAAAATAGAGAAACGTTATGTCGAAAAAAGCAAAGCTCACTAG
- a CDS encoding DsbE family thiol:disulfide interchange protein: MSKKAKLTSLFVVLGGFIALLWVGLLSEPDKSNQALIDQAFPSFTLPLLGSPEIRVNEQVFKDSQWTIVNVWASWCVVCEKEHEFLKQLDQQGYFIIGLNYRDDIASAAQYLRRNGSPYEVTLYDHDSDLALRLGVIGTPETILVDQHGVVRQRHLGELTPRVWQSKFTPLMEGR; this comes from the coding sequence ATGTCGAAAAAAGCAAAGCTCACTAGTTTATTTGTCGTACTGGGTGGGTTCATTGCCTTATTGTGGGTTGGGTTGCTTTCCGAGCCTGACAAATCGAATCAAGCGTTAATCGATCAAGCCTTTCCTTCCTTTACTTTACCGTTATTGGGCTCACCTGAAATCAGGGTAAATGAACAGGTATTTAAGGACAGCCAGTGGACCATTGTAAACGTGTGGGCATCCTGGTGTGTGGTGTGCGAAAAAGAGCACGAGTTTTTGAAACAACTGGATCAACAAGGGTACTTTATTATTGGGCTCAATTACCGGGATGACATTGCCAGTGCGGCTCAGTATTTACGACGAAACGGCAGCCCTTATGAAGTGACTTTGTATGATCACGACTCGGATCTTGCGTTACGATTAGGGGTCATTGGCACTCCGGAAACGATTCTTGTTGATCAGCATGGGGTCGTGCGCCAGCGCCATCTTGGTGAGCTGACACCCAGAGTTTGGCAGAGTAAGTTTACTCCGTTAATGGAAGGGCGCTGA
- the nrfC gene encoding cytochrome c nitrite reductase Fe-S protein yields MSCSRRNFLTGAGAVILTTGVAGTAVVGSSKSLAYSMEDGKKRYGMVYDETACIGCTACMDACREVNNVPEGVSRLEITRGEPKGEHPNVDYQFDRVSCQHCENAPCVYVCPTGAAYKDEATGIVDVHNDKCVGCGYCLAACPYQVRFFNPETKSADKCNFCRDTNLAAGKLPACVESCPTKALTFGDLNDPKSEINKVIASNPVYRDKSHLGTKPQLYKVAHEKGEVKS; encoded by the coding sequence ATGAGTTGTTCTAGACGAAATTTCCTCACAGGTGCTGGCGCGGTTATCTTAACAACAGGCGTTGCTGGAACCGCGGTTGTTGGTAGCAGTAAGTCATTAGCCTATTCTATGGAAGACGGTAAAAAACGCTATGGCATGGTTTACGATGAAACAGCATGTATCGGCTGCACAGCTTGTATGGATGCTTGTCGTGAAGTCAACAATGTGCCAGAAGGCGTATCACGCTTAGAGATTACACGAGGCGAACCGAAAGGAGAGCATCCGAATGTTGATTATCAATTTGATCGTGTTTCTTGTCAGCATTGTGAAAATGCACCTTGTGTCTATGTGTGCCCAACCGGCGCTGCATATAAAGATGAAGCAACCGGCATTGTAGATGTTCATAACGACAAGTGTGTTGGTTGTGGCTATTGCTTAGCAGCTTGTCCTTATCAAGTTCGTTTCTTTAATCCTGAAACCAAATCAGCGGATAAATGTAATTTCTGCCGAGACACTAACTTGGCCGCTGGGAAACTACCAGCATGTGTCGAGTCGTGTCCGACCAAAGCACTGACATTTGGCGATTTAAATGATCCGAAAAGTGAGATTAACAAGGTTATTGCAAGTAACCCGGTATACCGCGATAAATCCCATCTAGGAACGAAACCGCAGCTATACAAAGTCGCACATGAAAAAGGAGAGGTGAAGTCATGA
- the nrfD gene encoding cytochrome c nitrite reductase subunit NrfD gives MSTWQAAFQFDSLVWDWIIAVYLFLAGMSAGAVMIAIYLKRNVIEGNPAENGIMKAMAWVAPFGIVAGLLILVFHLTKPLSFWKIMIYYNPTSVMSMGVILFQLYLAVLFVWIGIIFRETIVNFLKGRFTFVDGLLKSFGRFENAIEISLGVMAVMLAAYTGFLLSALKTYPMLNNPVLPLLFLFSSLSSGAAASLLFGVVGFKESPTSPSVRWVHNFERPVVIFELFVIVTFFTGLIFSGGQSEASAWFALTGDFWSSWFWWGVIIFGMLVPLGLNAFSPKALRHSPLFIVVVTSLSLLGVLMLRTFVLYAGQMTVV, from the coding sequence ATGAGTACTTGGCAAGCTGCATTTCAATTCGACTCACTGGTATGGGACTGGATCATCGCTGTTTACCTGTTTTTAGCGGGTATGTCGGCAGGTGCGGTCATGATTGCAATCTATCTGAAACGAAACGTGATAGAAGGCAACCCAGCCGAAAATGGGATCATGAAAGCAATGGCGTGGGTAGCTCCGTTCGGCATTGTGGCGGGTCTTCTTATACTGGTGTTCCACTTAACCAAGCCGCTATCGTTCTGGAAAATCATGATTTATTACAACCCGACGTCCGTGATGTCGATGGGGGTAATATTGTTCCAATTGTACCTAGCGGTACTGTTTGTTTGGATAGGGATTATTTTCAGAGAGACAATCGTTAATTTCCTTAAAGGACGATTTACTTTTGTTGATGGTTTACTAAAATCCTTTGGACGTTTTGAAAACGCAATAGAGATCTCGTTAGGTGTTATGGCGGTAATGCTCGCGGCTTACACTGGATTTTTATTGTCGGCGTTAAAAACCTACCCAATGCTAAATAACCCAGTATTACCATTATTGTTTTTGTTCTCGAGCCTTTCTTCTGGTGCGGCGGCAAGTTTGTTGTTTGGGGTCGTTGGCTTTAAAGAAAGCCCAACCAGCCCGAGCGTTCGTTGGGTACATAACTTCGAACGTCCAGTGGTAATATTTGAGCTGTTTGTCATTGTTACTTTCTTTACTGGCTTAATATTTAGCGGAGGCCAAAGCGAAGCTTCAGCTTGGTTCGCCTTGACTGGCGATTTTTGGTCATCGTGGTTCTGGTGGGGTGTCATTATCTTCGGGATGTTAGTACCGCTCGGGTTAAATGCATTTTCTCCGAAAGCGTTGCGTCACAGTCCGTTGTTTATTGTGGTTGTAACCAGCTTAAGTCTGCTTGGCGTATTGATGTTGAGAACCTTCGTACTCTATGCTGGACAAATGACCGTCGTTTAA